A section of the Leptospira kobayashii genome encodes:
- a CDS encoding spiro-SPASM protein produces MSRKDYLPTFVAVYLDNETLSFLNDKPSWDLWKKFLQRVDSLFPNITVHIRIDDDLQEKLKSEKEISNRLKTHTGLNDESDFLKEMIPFLPPSKFQDPDWDEVCFLYLKGISPLLDVELSKKSWKRHQDFFSQYSYSENLPEGIIPTILTREFLSTLPDKLPSDVHSFFLKNINHYDVDIFFVPPDLRQYRFDLRVNHPRNVNLIENLFKKIPEPTYSEILPILKKEPSIFRFAPSYIEWEIQRGSDQNCIFRGRNHLIDKNDKTSISLDNAKMILSKLESTFPSPMTICLGGNGEPLLHPDWKEIVTLVLKFPYLTELMIETSLTSNTKELVSFLENLSEAEKKKICVIVDLSTLKEDRYKTLYGTNDLSKVLESIDLLKPILPQGSLNVEMIKMKEVEDEIDAYFTYFEKKNINVILQKYNSYAGKLIERRVSDLTPIHREFCWHLTRDLYINANGSVAICKQDITREIGNLATEDLKDIWQKGNSYFASSFLGNHSEIPAPCLSCDEWYTFNA; encoded by the coding sequence ATGTCCAGGAAAGATTATTTACCTACGTTCGTTGCGGTTTATTTGGATAACGAGACTCTCTCGTTTCTAAATGACAAACCATCTTGGGATCTTTGGAAAAAATTTCTCCAAAGAGTAGACTCTCTTTTTCCCAACATAACAGTTCATATACGAATTGATGACGATCTTCAGGAAAAGTTGAAATCGGAAAAAGAAATATCGAACCGATTGAAAACCCATACCGGGTTAAACGATGAATCCGATTTTTTGAAAGAGATGATTCCGTTTCTTCCTCCTTCCAAATTTCAAGATCCTGATTGGGACGAGGTTTGTTTTCTTTATCTGAAAGGGATTAGTCCTCTTCTGGACGTGGAGTTATCCAAAAAATCCTGGAAGAGACATCAGGATTTTTTCAGTCAATATTCCTATAGCGAAAATCTTCCCGAAGGAATCATCCCTACGATTCTCACCAGAGAATTTTTAAGCACCTTACCGGATAAGCTACCTTCCGATGTTCATTCTTTCTTCTTAAAAAATATAAACCATTACGATGTGGATATATTCTTTGTACCGCCGGATTTAAGACAGTACCGATTCGATCTTAGGGTCAATCATCCTCGCAATGTAAATCTGATCGAAAACCTATTCAAAAAAATCCCTGAGCCGACTTATTCCGAAATTCTACCTATCTTAAAAAAAGAACCGTCTATCTTCCGTTTTGCGCCTTCCTATATTGAATGGGAAATTCAAAGAGGATCGGATCAAAATTGTATCTTTCGCGGCAGAAACCATCTGATCGACAAAAACGACAAAACTTCCATTTCTTTGGACAATGCAAAAATGATTTTGTCCAAATTGGAATCTACGTTTCCCTCTCCTATGACAATTTGTTTGGGCGGAAACGGAGAACCGTTACTCCACCCCGATTGGAAAGAGATCGTCACTCTGGTTCTAAAGTTTCCTTACTTAACCGAGCTAATGATCGAAACATCACTTACATCTAACACAAAAGAGTTGGTGTCTTTTTTAGAAAACTTATCCGAAGCGGAAAAAAAGAAAATTTGTGTGATCGTGGATTTATCCACTCTAAAGGAAGATAGATACAAAACTCTATACGGAACAAACGATCTGTCTAAAGTTTTGGAATCAATCGATCTATTGAAACCCATTTTACCGCAAGGTTCTTTGAATGTGGAAATGATCAAAATGAAGGAAGTTGAAGATGAGATTGATGCTTACTTCACTTATTTTGAAAAGAAAAATATCAATGTGATCTTGCAAAAGTACAATAGTTATGCCGGCAAACTTATAGAAAGAAGGGTAAGTGATCTTACTCCGATACATCGTGAGTTCTGTTGGCACCTAACTCGCGATCTATATATCAATGCGAACGGTTCCGTTGCTATCTGCAAACAGGATATTACCCGCGAGATAGGAAATCTGGCGACTGAAGACTTAAAAGATATTTGGCAAAAAGGGAATTCTTATTTTGCTTCTTCTTTCCTGGGAAACCACTCCGAAATCCCCGCACCATGCCTTTCCTGCGATGAATGGTACACATTTAACGCCTAA
- a CDS encoding putative peptidyl-prolyl cis-trans isomerase: MVLFKKRWLAICVTTTCLLTQTVYSYESLNQVIAIVGNRAITQTEYEKGVEKYKSLSRFVPALRKKGSLHSQVLDFLIDRTIVDITAEEESIQVNEKRIEAEIQKRMEAQGMTDIEAFKKSVQQQFGLPYEIWLEDLPYQIKKGQLLQIKVSPPLPSEQEILNWYNKNKSKVGFEFKFRELIFSPANSSIDEETRIFQELNEIRAKSIKDPSFFRLVASGPRNESRYKANGGLVNWVPTFELYKSQPTTASVLSQVQQGKVSEVFRDDRKRYCLVFVEGIRPTPLDAVRKGIQGLLFRDKEQSSFEDWVSSTRKNTSVVIFDPIYMKEHNISNPEEKYNAE; this comes from the coding sequence ATGGTTCTTTTTAAGAAGCGATGGCTTGCGATTTGTGTAACAACGACTTGTTTGTTGACACAGACTGTCTATTCTTACGAATCCCTAAACCAAGTCATCGCCATCGTAGGTAACCGGGCAATCACACAAACCGAGTATGAAAAGGGAGTTGAGAAATACAAATCACTCTCCCGTTTTGTTCCCGCTCTTCGTAAAAAAGGTTCTCTCCACTCACAGGTATTAGACTTCCTGATTGATAGAACCATCGTAGACATCACTGCCGAGGAAGAATCCATTCAGGTAAACGAAAAAAGAATCGAAGCCGAAATCCAAAAACGGATGGAAGCACAAGGTATGACCGATATCGAAGCTTTCAAAAAGAGCGTACAACAGCAGTTTGGTTTGCCTTACGAGATTTGGCTCGAAGATCTTCCTTACCAGATCAAAAAAGGACAACTTTTGCAAATCAAAGTTTCTCCTCCCCTTCCTTCCGAACAAGAGATTCTTAATTGGTACAATAAGAACAAATCCAAGGTAGGATTCGAATTTAAATTCAGAGAATTGATTTTTTCGCCGGCTAACTCTTCTATAGACGAAGAAACCAGGATTTTCCAGGAACTAAACGAAATCCGCGCAAAATCCATCAAAGATCCTTCTTTTTTCAGATTGGTAGCTTCCGGTCCTAGAAATGAGTCCAGATACAAAGCAAACGGTGGTTTGGTGAACTGGGTCCCGACTTTCGAACTTTATAAATCCCAACCGACAACCGCCTCCGTCCTCAGCCAAGTGCAACAAGGCAAAGTTTCCGAAGTATTCAGAGACGATCGGAAAAGATACTGCCTGGTTTTCGTAGAAGGAATTCGTCCGACTCCTTTGGACGCAGTGAGAAAAGGGATTCAAGGATTGTTATTTCGGGACAAAGAACAATCCTCTTTTGAAGATTGGGTTTCGAGCACCCGGAAAAATACTTCCGTTGTTATATTCGATCCTATCTATATGAAAGAGCATAATATTTCCAATCCGGAAGAAAAGTACAACGCAGAATAA
- a CDS encoding aspartate kinase yields MSSRIVVQKYGGTSVGDTTKIQNVAKRIKKYHDQGHKVAVVVSAMGHTTDELVALADQISKNPTKREMDMLLSTGEQVSIALLAIALNEIGVPAQSFTGSQVKILTDGNFSNAKIEMIDRTRIDQAFNNNKVVIVAGFQGIDKDENIVTLGRGGSDTSAVALAAALGADECEIYTDVDGVYTADPRKIPQAKMHKQITYEEMLELASLGAGVLHSRSVELGMNYNVVIHVRSSFHDKPGTLVMSEEKIMEKMKVSGVTAKGDQARITIADVKDKPGIAAELFSQLSEKDVIVDVIVQSSPRDGINTISFTIAKKDIAATKPIIEAYAKDHGNGKAEIDENISIVSAVGVGMKSHVGVAAKMFQALADKSINIEMISTSEIKISCVIKQNQSEEAVKALHATFIEK; encoded by the coding sequence ATGTCATCTAGAATTGTTGTCCAAAAATACGGTGGTACCTCTGTCGGTGACACAACCAAGATCCAAAACGTTGCCAAAAGAATCAAAAAATACCATGACCAAGGCCATAAAGTGGCAGTCGTTGTTTCGGCAATGGGCCACACAACCGACGAATTGGTAGCACTCGCGGATCAAATCTCAAAGAACCCGACCAAACGGGAAATGGACATGCTCCTTTCCACCGGAGAACAAGTTTCCATTGCATTACTTGCAATCGCTTTGAACGAAATCGGAGTTCCTGCACAATCTTTCACAGGATCACAGGTGAAGATTCTCACGGATGGAAATTTTTCCAATGCAAAGATCGAAATGATCGATCGTACCCGCATCGACCAAGCGTTTAACAACAATAAGGTTGTTATCGTGGCGGGTTTTCAAGGAATTGATAAAGACGAAAATATAGTGACCTTAGGTCGCGGAGGAAGTGATACTTCCGCAGTTGCATTGGCTGCCGCATTGGGTGCGGATGAATGCGAAATTTATACCGATGTCGACGGAGTTTATACCGCTGACCCCCGTAAAATTCCGCAAGCAAAGATGCACAAACAAATCACATACGAAGAAATGTTGGAACTTGCAAGTCTCGGTGCGGGAGTTCTACACTCCAGAAGCGTGGAACTGGGAATGAATTACAATGTGGTGATTCATGTTCGATCCAGCTTTCACGATAAACCGGGAACTCTTGTTATGAGTGAGGAAAAAATTATGGAAAAAATGAAAGTCAGCGGAGTTACCGCAAAAGGCGACCAAGCACGCATAACAATTGCAGACGTAAAAGACAAACCTGGGATCGCTGCAGAATTATTCTCTCAATTATCCGAAAAAGATGTGATCGTAGATGTAATTGTTCAATCTTCTCCAAGAGATGGGATCAATACGATCTCTTTCACAATCGCCAAAAAAGACATAGCTGCCACAAAACCGATCATTGAAGCTTATGCGAAAGACCACGGAAATGGAAAAGCGGAGATAGATGAAAATATTTCCATCGTTTCGGCAGTAGGTGTCGGAATGAAATCTCATGTAGGTGTTGCTGCAAAAATGTTCCAAGCACTTGCCGACAAAAGCATCAATATTGAAATGATTTCCACATCTGAAATTAAAATTTCCTGCGTCATCAAACAAAACCAATCCGAGGAAGCAGTAAAGGCCCTACACGCGACTTTTATTGAAAAATAA
- a CDS encoding acyl-CoA desaturase, whose amino-acid sequence MDNSHSSVETVVKHQAPVLFFVLFFMIQATVFTVFTVPFSWELVLVAVVSYFVRMFGITAAYHRYFSHSSFKTSRVFQFVLAWIGSMSMQKGVLWWAAHHRNHHKYSDTEKDIHSPSRKGFWYSHMFWFLRDEYNDYETKLIPDFYKYPELRWIDRNHWIPPLTFAIGLYLAGGWGWLVYGYAVATFFLGHATWTINSLSHVYGSTRFESRDTSKNNLFLALLTMGEGWHNNHHYYCSSANQGFYWYEVDLSYYILKALSWVGIVWDLKKPPVKVLDEGLRRDAEKKAALSAAKNLSKPRKIKTAPSRTVVTSS is encoded by the coding sequence ATGGACAATTCACATTCATCAGTAGAAACAGTAGTCAAACATCAGGCTCCTGTCTTATTTTTTGTGCTTTTTTTTATGATTCAGGCGACTGTTTTTACGGTTTTTACCGTTCCCTTCAGTTGGGAATTAGTGCTCGTTGCGGTGGTTTCCTATTTCGTTCGAATGTTCGGGATCACAGCCGCCTACCATCGTTATTTTTCTCATTCTTCATTCAAAACCTCTCGGGTTTTTCAATTCGTTCTTGCTTGGATCGGTTCCATGTCGATGCAAAAGGGAGTTTTGTGGTGGGCGGCTCACCACAGGAATCACCACAAATATTCCGATACGGAAAAGGACATCCACTCTCCTTCCCGCAAAGGATTTTGGTATTCCCATATGTTTTGGTTTTTGCGGGATGAATATAATGATTATGAAACAAAGTTAATCCCCGATTTTTACAAATACCCTGAACTGCGTTGGATTGATCGCAACCATTGGATTCCCCCTTTAACATTCGCTATTGGGTTATATCTTGCCGGTGGATGGGGATGGTTGGTTTACGGATATGCGGTAGCTACTTTTTTCCTAGGTCATGCCACTTGGACAATCAACTCTCTTTCTCATGTTTACGGTTCCACCCGTTTTGAGTCCAGAGATACAAGTAAAAACAATCTTTTCCTCGCTTTGCTTACGATGGGAGAAGGTTGGCATAACAATCATCACTATTACTGTTCTTCCGCAAATCAGGGATTCTATTGGTACGAAGTGGATTTGTCCTATTATATACTGAAAGCTTTGAGTTGGGTGGGAATTGTTTGGGATTTGAAAAAACCGCCTGTAAAAGTTTTGGACGAAGGACTTCGAAGAGATGCCGAGAAAAAAGCTGCATTATCAGCTGCGAAAAATTTATCTAAACCGCGAAAGATTAAAACCGCCCCTAGCAGAACGGTTGTTACTTCTTCTTAG
- a CDS encoding LIC13255 family lipoprotein translates to MSFLKTLFLVLSFVFLQCISKQDDIFYTGAEANYKIFEAFAAKDSACGHNHRITSVVFGKVKQTDLDACTKAINLMDCGSWAASDPAPYRCKSINYKL, encoded by the coding sequence ATGTCCTTTTTAAAAACCCTCTTTCTGGTTTTATCTTTTGTATTTCTCCAATGTATCAGCAAACAAGATGATATTTTTTATACGGGGGCGGAAGCGAATTATAAGATTTTTGAAGCTTTTGCCGCAAAAGATTCCGCTTGCGGGCACAATCACAGAATCACATCCGTTGTTTTCGGAAAAGTAAAACAGACGGATTTGGATGCTTGTACCAAAGCAATCAATCTTATGGATTGCGGTTCGTGGGCGGCAAGTGATCCTGCACCTTATAGGTGCAAGTCGATCAATTACAAACTTTAA
- a CDS encoding LEA type 2 family protein — protein sequence MIFSPNKKENINRLLIFTVLCLSLFFQSCVSQAKQNLDRLKKCEFQLVNVLVSLTPGQRFSLIPKFTITPIIEIKNPNEEDVTIYQFDLNLSLLGEGEEEKLGRVKNSEPKTVAKHSSITLPLTLDLEQKDGFENKILSVAMRLLNEAGAGKDAEFLIEGNVTFDTGFGKIPLPVSERQNIKLKK from the coding sequence ATGATCTTTTCACCTAACAAGAAAGAGAATATAAATCGTTTACTGATTTTTACCGTACTATGTTTATCCTTGTTTTTTCAATCTTGTGTTTCACAAGCAAAACAAAACTTGGATCGACTCAAAAAATGCGAGTTCCAATTGGTAAACGTACTTGTTTCACTGACCCCAGGCCAGCGATTTTCTCTCATTCCTAAATTCACGATCACACCCATCATCGAAATCAAAAATCCGAATGAAGAAGATGTGACTATCTATCAATTTGATTTGAATTTGTCCCTACTGGGAGAAGGAGAGGAAGAAAAACTGGGGCGGGTAAAAAACTCGGAGCCTAAAACCGTTGCGAAACATTCTTCCATCACCCTTCCTTTGACTCTGGATTTGGAACAAAAAGACGGGTTCGAAAACAAGATTTTAAGTGTCGCTATGCGTTTGTTAAATGAAGCCGGCGCAGGTAAAGATGCGGAGTTTTTAATCGAAGGAAATGTAACTTTTGATACCGGATTTGGGAAAATCCCTTTACCAGTTTCCGAAAGACAAAATATTAAACTTAAGAAGTGA
- a CDS encoding zinc-binding dehydrogenase has translation MKAVTILKYDPTEPALELREKEIPVPKDNEVLIKIHVSVINPSDLMFIRGLYGIKKKAPVSAGFEASGTIVSVGSEIKTLKEGMKVSCVSGQNDGSWAEYMVTTEENCIPVIDGISLDEASSFFVNPMTAWAMVSKCKAENHPAMIQTASASALGKMVVRLCAEWKIPLINVVRKKEQEDALKEIGAEYVINSELPNFEKELYKISKKLNATYAIDAVAGETAQKVLECMPYGGKLVCYGALSEKPFSVNAGIILFQNKKVEGYWLSSWIYSIGVEEFQKQAKEAQKYLKTIFQTKINKKYPLEEFQEALEFYKNHMTEGKVVFAP, from the coding sequence ATGAAAGCAGTTACTATCCTCAAATACGACCCTACGGAACCGGCCTTAGAACTCAGAGAAAAAGAAATCCCGGTCCCTAAAGACAACGAAGTACTAATCAAAATCCATGTTTCTGTCATCAACCCCTCTGACCTAATGTTCATTAGGGGGCTGTACGGAATAAAGAAGAAAGCTCCCGTTTCCGCCGGATTTGAAGCAAGCGGAACGATAGTTTCCGTAGGTTCCGAAATCAAAACTTTGAAAGAAGGAATGAAGGTATCTTGTGTTTCAGGACAAAATGACGGTTCCTGGGCGGAGTATATGGTAACTACGGAAGAAAATTGTATTCCTGTTATAGATGGGATCAGTTTGGATGAAGCCAGTTCCTTTTTTGTAAACCCTATGACTGCTTGGGCCATGGTTTCCAAATGTAAGGCGGAAAATCATCCTGCAATGATCCAAACCGCATCCGCTAGTGCTTTGGGAAAAATGGTAGTCCGCCTTTGCGCAGAATGGAAAATTCCACTAATCAATGTTGTGCGAAAGAAAGAACAGGAAGATGCTTTGAAGGAAATCGGTGCGGAATACGTAATCAATTCAGAACTACCCAATTTCGAAAAAGAACTTTATAAAATTTCCAAAAAACTGAATGCAACTTATGCAATCGATGCGGTAGCCGGAGAGACGGCTCAGAAAGTATTGGAATGTATGCCTTACGGTGGAAAGTTAGTATGTTACGGAGCATTGTCCGAAAAACCTTTTTCAGTCAATGCGGGAATCATACTGTTTCAAAACAAAAAAGTGGAAGGGTATTGGCTCTCATCCTGGATTTATTCCATAGGTGTTGAAGAATTTCAAAAACAGGCAAAAGAAGCTCAAAAGTATTTGAAAACGATTTTTCAAACCAAAATCAATAAAAAATATCCGCTGGAAGAATTTCAGGAAGCTTTGGAATTTTATAAAAACCATATGACGGAAGGGAAAGTAGTTTTCGCACCATGA
- a CDS encoding MlaD family protein has translation MLWKQLRNRISLEILAGVFFVFLICFAFFTTVILPDRPDKKYPYRLSLFYSRIDGIKEGTEVRILGIPKGYVAHIDSRPVIDVPDRHFLDSNKDHAIELHIALEEPLTLWDNYQVDFQTITVFSNRVININPGSSDGKTPYFRPTFQEGQKTPDYLPSARYFDDFFKASSQTIEENREDVRSIVLDFRSITDKLNAPSGTIPKLINSTEMYDELYTTVADAEAIGKEGRRYMESSRNLENTMPIPFVITASFYGRTTLLGRRIGPQN, from the coding sequence GTGCTCTGGAAACAGCTAAGGAATCGGATTTCACTCGAGATTTTGGCAGGAGTTTTCTTTGTATTTCTGATTTGTTTTGCTTTTTTTACCACGGTGATTTTGCCGGACCGACCTGATAAAAAATATCCGTACAGGCTTTCTTTGTTTTATTCCAGGATCGACGGAATCAAAGAGGGTACTGAGGTTCGGATTCTGGGAATTCCCAAAGGTTACGTTGCGCATATCGATTCAAGACCGGTGATTGATGTTCCCGATCGGCATTTTCTGGACAGTAACAAAGATCATGCGATCGAACTTCATATTGCTTTGGAAGAGCCTTTGACGCTCTGGGACAATTACCAAGTGGATTTTCAGACGATTACCGTGTTTTCAAATCGTGTGATCAATATCAATCCGGGTAGCTCCGATGGAAAGACCCCTTATTTCAGGCCTACATTCCAAGAGGGCCAAAAGACACCCGATTATCTGCCATCTGCACGTTATTTCGATGATTTCTTCAAAGCATCTTCGCAAACCATCGAAGAGAATAGGGAAGACGTTCGCTCCATAGTATTGGATTTTCGTTCCATTACGGACAAATTGAACGCTCCTTCGGGAACCATTCCTAAATTGATCAATTCCACCGAGATGTATGACGAATTATATACTACTGTTGCCGATGCGGAAGCGATCGGTAAAGAAGGGCGTCGTTATATGGAATCATCACGAAATCTGGAAAACACTATGCCGATTCCATTTGTCATTACTGCTTCTTTTTACGGGCGAACTACTTTACTGGGTAGAAGGATTGGACCTCAAAATT